TATGTCGTCTTGGGAGCTTGAAAATACAAACTTTTAGCAACGTGTGGTCACCAGTGCAAATTTCAATTGCCTTATATAACACTGAAACAGATCTTGAAAGAAGTTTCGAAACAGATTACTGCCAGGTATGAACTTCACTACCTTTTTTACGTATATCACGTCACCTATGTAGCCCTCGTCACATGTAAAATATTATTTAAAAAGGTTTTGTTTAAAACTAGGTTCACCGGAAACGTAAAAAACGCATCACACTCAAACAATTAAACAAAACTGTGATTGCACCAGAATTTTAGTTACTTAACAGTGGTAATTCGCTTAAAAAAAGCCTGACGTGAAAGCGTAAAGAGCTTTCAACAGGCAACAAAAGCACGATGCACTGCCGTTTGCGGATACCTTGTGCGGGACCACCTTCAAGAGTGCACCGCGAGAGCCAAAAAGCCTCGCCGCACTGACTATTTCGTAAAGCGCGTGCATATGGCTCAGTATCTATGATTCAGAAATAATTTCAGAAGGCTATAGCCCACTTCGCAAGGGCTGTGACAGCCGCAGAGGTGGAGTGCCGATCGCTATAAAAGATGGTTTAGCGTTCCAGGAAGAACATGGTATACCGAACCACGAGAGTCTGTGGCGCACTGTAACATTTCAAACCACACCTCTATTAATAGGTGGAGTATACAGACGACCTGGGCCACCTGAATCTTATCTTACGGAACTGCACAACTATCTCCTCACGAAAATGCATGATCGGACGAAGCTAGTACTTCTTGGCGACTTCAACTTGGCAGGAATAGACTTGGAAAACCTAACCACCAGCAATGGAGAGGCAAATAGCTGCGAGCAACTTCTGGATACTATGCTAAGTTTCTCGTTATCTCAATGCGTAACGCAAGCGACATGCATTCAAAGGCTTGCTTCCAACATCTTAGACCTTGCTTTAATTTCTAGCTCAATAAGTGCCCAAGTTATGGTGCAAGATGAAATCTCCGACCATAAAATGGTTTTATTTGAATTTCCAAATCTTAGCCCGGCAAAAAGTGACAATGAAAATTCACATAAGTTTATTAAAGATTATTCCAGAGCGGCCGATGAAAGTAATATTGATCACCTAGAAAGGCAGTTAGACGATTTTTACGCTGAACCTTTCGATGATGTTGACAACTTCTGGTTAAAATATAAGGCAGCAATTTTTCACTGTGACGAAACCTACATTCCTACAAATTGTAAGAGGACAAAACGAAGGACTTCTTGGATAACGCGAGAAATAATTCATATAAAATGGAAGCTGAAAAGAAtgctgttgggactccgggtcctgccggtctcgttttcggtagctggccccgtcgcaggatccatcgtccaacaattcagcaagaagaagcgcccgaacgaatgacacaggtttatttacatgtggagaagtgatcaactgatctaaagagagaaaagtgagagatacaaaacgtcttcggcattttatagcgccgcgttgtcgacactgggcgccttgtccgcatcgtcagccaatacggtggccccggcaccccgtccacgagggaggggaaacacacctcacaacacatggagtggcacaacctaacacgatgtccatatatggtcacggtgccctaaaaatgcccaaacatggtcacgaacgcacagcagattccggaattctcccggcgagaggggggagcctgaatggggaggtgggggtcgacgacgaagtcggtcaagaaccggttctccccgcaactcctcttgcttggttccctagggccggtcgtaacaatgCGGAAGCGTAAATGCGATTCAGCTGTAATAAGTCTGTGCTGCCAAGAATTTAAAGGCCTGTTGCGCGAAGCGAAGACCTTTTCTTTCACACACCCTAACCGACTTTATGACAACAGGACCAAGGAAATTTTGGCGTTACCTAGCTAAGCCGGACAGTCCAATCCGTAAGATGGAAATCAATGGCATCGTTACTGAAACGCGCACGCAATAGTTAGCTCGTTCAACTCCTTTTTCCAATTGGTATTCACCCAAGTATGCCCAGTCCAAGGGCCGCTTTTTGAACGTGACTCGGCCGTGCTGGAAATCAAGATAACCGAACAAGGTATCTTAAACCTGCTTTTACAACTTGATGTTAAGAAATGACCGGGACCAGATAAAATCCCAAAGGCGTTTCTTAGGTGTTAGGCAGAACAGCTTGCTCCTTTTTTGTTTAAAATATTTATGCTTCAAACTGAAAACTGGCACACTTCCGAGGGACTGGCTACGCGCAAGAATAATTCCGCTCCATAAAAGTGGTAACAGATTTCTGGTGGGCACGTATCGACCCATATCACTGACGACCTACTTTTGTAAATTAATggagcacatcctcaacaaagcCATTGTAAATTACTTAGAATCTAACAATCTGCTGTACCCGAAGCAACACGGATTCCGTGGGTGTCTCTCAACGGAAACGCAGCTTGCAGAAATAGCGAACGACTTCGCTGGAATAATTGACTCCAAACTTCAGGCTGGCGCAATATTGATAGACTTTGCGAAAGCCTTCGACCGTGTGCCTCATTCCAAATTATAGGCCAAGCTTGAATCCCTTGGAATAAATAGCAAAGTAATTGCATGGATCTCGGCCTACCTAACCAATCGCTCCCAGTATGTAACTTTAAACAGCGTAGACTCTGACTGCCTCAGTGTTTTGTTCGGTGTACCCCAAGGGTCTGTTTTGGGGCCagcattattttttgtttacgttATTGACATCTCTTCGTGTGTGGAACCAGGTGTAACATTGCGACTGTTCGCAGATAACTGCGTCATTTACACTACAATACGCGGTAATGATGACCAATTAAAGCTCAAGTTTTCATTACAAAACATTTCCCAATGGTGCGAGATGTGGGGAATGGAAATAAGTGTGTCTAAAACCGTGTTCAACGTGTAACCAAGAAAAAAGaacctttgttatttttgtacaATTTTAATGGCTCCAATATAAGTAAAGTTGACAAAGTAAAATATCTGGGCATGACATTTTCGCAAGACTTAAAATGGGAACAGCACATTACCAATACATGCGCCAAGGCATTTAAACAATTCGGATTTCTGCGTAAAAAATTGAACAAAGCACCTTCAGCAGTTAAACTAACCACCTACAAAACCCTGTTCAGGCCCATTCTAGACTATGGAAGTAAAGTGTGGACCCTCACCAAAACTACGTTCGCGAAAAACTTGAAAAACTGCAGAACAGGGCCCTGAGGTTTATATACTCAAAATACTCTTGGCGCGACAGTGCAGTGGATATGCGCCATCAAGCGCACCTAGCAACTCTGTCTTGCCGGCGTCATGTTGCTTCCATGAAGCTTTTTTATCTCCTTTTTTACGGTCACCTTAAAATCTGTAAAGACGACTATATTCATCCGCCTGGCCACCGTTCTAGTAGGACGAATCATGATAAATGTATACGTCCCTTCAGTGCCCACAGCAATGTGTTTAAATATTCATTTCCCCTCGCGCTGTCAACGCTTGGAACGCGCTACCAGGTGAAGCTGTTCCTATTACAAATATTGATcaattttgtttctcttgtgGAGCAGGTAACAGAGCCAGTATAGttgcattttgttgttgttgcgatAGCGAAAAACGTGTTTTGCAGTAGTACGTTGTACTcttttgtacatatatatacttTTTCATGCATAGTacgtgttttttattattttttgtcgtCTTCTTGTGTATGGGAAAAGCACTAATGTGGTATTGTTGTACTCGCTATTGTAAGTGTTCCTCTGTTGTGCGTATCGTCCCTCAAAATATTGTATTTCCTCAACTTTGTATCTAACTGTTTACCTGTGATGTATGCCCGCTTCTCTATGAGTCTGCAGAAGACCTACAGTATAgttaaatgaaaataataaataaataaataaacaaataaataaataaataaataaataaagtgataAGTGAATGACACTGATAGGCCTCCCAACCTCGACCAGGGATTCTGCGTCGAACGCGTTTGGCCCCCTTTATAGCAAAGCTGGTCGCACGGCACCCTGCTCCTGCCTTCTGGCTGCACTGCTCAGCACGTTCAcgggctgccccgccacggtggtctagtggctaaggtactcggctgctgacccgcaggtcgcgggatcgaatcccagctgtggcggctgcatttccgatggaggcggagatgttgtaggcccgtgtattcaaatttgggtgcacgtaaaagaaccccaggtggtcgaaattcccggagccctccgctacggtgtttttcataatcaaatggtggttttgggacgttaaaccctacaagtCAATCATCAATCACGTTCACGGGCTCTGCACGCGCTGTTAACCAGTGGCCGTATGCGTGCAGCGTCGCTTCAGCCTGTGACTTGCTTCGAAGGTTTAAAAAGATGGTAAAAACGTTTTTACGATGAGAATCTCTCGAGAATCGAGAGCGATTCATTGATAACCTTAGCGAGACCAAGCAAGCAAAACACGATGTCTTTGAGCCAGTGCTATGTCCGTGTCGATGGCGAACAGCTGCCTGAAATTTCTGGACCTGAAATGTGAGGTGACGGCGCAAATTATATATGTATGTTACGGGTAAAACGGGCAATTGCAGCAGTAGTCGTGTCTTCTCGGCACTGTCGGCCAACCACTACTACGCTTTCTAGCGCGTTTGTTAATAGCGTTCGGATTTCGATATCTTTGATTGCAAGTTTGTCGCACTGCTTTAAACTTATCGGGAGGCCAGTGTGAACAGACTAAACTTACGTCTGCTCTGCTGAGTCTCTGACATCATTGCGATTCGAAGTGTTCTGGTTTATAAGAGGTTCACTTTTGCCATCTGATGTTAACAACGTCGTATCGCGAGTTCAATGCCATCTGGGATTCTTTTTTAAGCTCGTTTGAAAACATAAGGATGTGCACAAACAAAGCATTTTATGTCCACATCGACTACGCATGTTTTATGCTGCGCAAATTTCATTTTGAATTAACATTCACGCCTGATCACGCAGCATGTTCACTGATTCAAAGCTCGATTTGGCTGTTTTCACAGCTCGTTTAGTCTTCGTCATAACGTTCAATACCCACTAGGATTGAGCATGTCTTTAGTTATACCGAGATTTGCCCCTGATAACCGCATCTAATATTGCGAAACCATCGAACGTTttattgctgctgtggctcctttGCACTCGTTTTTGTAGCGGCAGCTGTTTATCGCCCGCAACTAAGGTAGGGTAACTGCaatggggaggtgtgaaaagcggccgccgaaaccagtccccaaagcgcgccgatgccgcttggggcgcCGCACGCACAGGCGCGGGTAACTTTGCGGAGGAGACAAACGAGACGGCACGCGCTGCTCTCCGCAAAAATTGCTCTCATGCTGTGTGGTGGTGACCCGTTTTCGGTAAAATAATTTTGATCGAGCAAGTGTAGGGCAGTACATGGCAATTAAgcctgtagcggcgagagaagagagacgtgagatgacgtcgatggcggccgatggggccgtgccgatctcgccactttattctaggcctgaagcggagccacgtcggctaccagcgtccgccacgccaggcgtgtcagctcgttctcattctcgcgcagctcgagctcgcgccagctgcgcgagagacgcggcgtgGTGAtggaaaaatgatgatgatgatcatgcactacatggctccccccctagcgctttgcgcgatttgaagtgtatataacaaagaaagagaaagagactatatacatgTACGACAATCCACAAGGTGTCCGTTtgggaagtccagtttgtcaacgtgtagtgaccatcgggaaccagtgggtctctggtgggcgacactgggagttgcgcagtggacgaagaaggaaggaagggttGGGATTCGAGTGGTAGGGGCCAGCTTGGGAGGAGAGGGTGGCATGAGGGGGGTAGCCTGCGTAGGCCTGTGACACGGGCGGGGCGCCACCATATGGAGGCTGTGGTTGTGCGGGCTGTGGAGAGGGCCCTGGGGCATGCTCTGTTGGGGAGGGCCGGGTTGCGGTGGTCCCTGTGCCCCGGTGGGGGCAGCGCCTGGCGGAAAGGGCTGCCCATGTGGCATGCTCTGGCCGACCGATGCCTGAGGAAATGCAGCCTGACCGTAGGGCCCCTGAGGTGGCTGGCCGGGCATCCCAGGAGTTGGGGTGGGGCCAGGCCTGGCTGTCGGCATTGGTGCACCTGCATATCCACCAGGAACTACCGGTTGCTGCTGTGCAGGAGGtagtggctgctgctgctgctgttgtggtGGAGGATGTCCTTGAGGTGCGTAAGGCTGTTGAGATCCTGGTTGACCCATGTATCTGACTCCGGTCTGCCCAGTGTGCTGAGGGTagtgatgctgctgctgctgcatttggTGCTGTTGCATCGCGTGAAGTTGCTGCTGAGTGGCGGCGGCCGCATCTAGGCTCGAGATGCTGTCAGGAGTGCCTACCCGGCCGTTTTCACCTTTGGGTTTTATCTGTGCACTGGGCTCGTCGCCTCCCGCCTGCTTTGAAGCGAGCGGGTCAAACTCCTTCGGCGCTACAGCATTTGTGGCCTTCTGTGGGGCACTTCCCGCGCTGTCCTCtggctccgagttgttggagacaGAGTGACGGGGCTCGAATCTGTCCAGCAGGCGGTTTACAACATTCCTAATTTCCTGCGGCTCCTTCCTGAGATGCTTAATTTCATCCGGTTCCAATGGAACTGGTTGTTGGTTCACGAATATTGTTAGCTTCAGTATCCGGCTGCACTGGATCGCAAAAGACAAATCCGAGCTGTCGAAAATAGTGATCAGGTCACCATCTTCGTCCTTGTACTTCACCGTGACCTCGTCGTTAGAGGAAAGCTTGCCTCGGAACACTCGCTGCATCATCAGAATCAGCTCATCGTAGGTAATGTCTTCGTTGTAGATCGGAATGCGGCGTATGTCGTCGCCCAGCTGCGCCTTGATGATCAGTTTGCCGCTCAAATCCAACTGAGCAAACGTGTTCGTTTCCTCATTCACAGAGGAGTGAAAAGTGTTTATTGTGCCGGGCGACTTGGCATAAACAGTAGCTTCCAACTCTTCCTCTGACGACACCAACGACACGACGTCTTTGGCTACAGGAACGTCTtgaagaacctcgtcggatctcgtggctgactggtcgcaTGCAGCACGAATGTCCTGAACCTCATCGGATGGGCAGTCGTACGCGGGACTCGCGTTGTTAGTGGCCGGACAAGAGGTTGTAGGAGATGTAATCGGGGAAGTTCGGTGCCGGTCAGTGGAgactttcgggccggagggtaccgcacgctgcgacgcaggggAAACCTGGAAGTCGCGGTTGAACGGAAGCGGGCGGTAGGTGAGGCcgttgcgggcgagcaccgcagtgcagtgggcatcgtaaggctgcgggctggtgcttgaagtggcagcgagatgacgcaactctaccggtagggtgcaccgcaagaacggcgtcgagctgcataaaccataccttggggtaggtcgattggaacggtggcactggcgggcagagttgcgggaacatggccgcgggccgctcggcgaagggcgtgttctccgggtcaccaatgtagcggcgagagaagagagacgtgagatgacgtcgatggcggccgatggggccgtgccgatctcgccactttattctaggcctgaagcggagccacgtcggctaccagcgtccgccacgccaggcgtgtcagctcgttctcattctcgcgcagctcgagctcgcgccagctgcgcgagagacgcggcgtggtgatggaaaaaatgatgatgatgatcatgcactacaagcCCTTTAAAGTCTCATCTCTGAAAACCATTCTTGAAAAGGCCCACGAGCAAGCCTATACGCAAACTCTCCTggacttaaaggccaactccggcaatttttcgaccacgtcaaggtaatggtgtttctatgttctTGAGATACTCTTGTCACAAGACCAATAGCTGAAACGCTCAGGGAATTCCCAAATAATTTTAATAAGATAAACGGTGCGAAACTGAAACCCGACCGGGCGCCCTTTCTACGTTTGAagtactatttggtaagaaccggaggACGTACACTGGTCCCGTCAGCGCGTAGTGGAAAATTCTGAAAGCCAGACGAGTGAAGCACCAGCCAAACACCACTCAGGAAATGGGAAAGCTCTCCTCTGCAATACCCGTGCTAAACACTTCCACTTTCGCCTTGTGGCCaccacaataaacgctgtagcagcCAAAGTAGCGTTGGCATCAGCTGCGTCACTTCTGTTGACATGCCAAACGTGACGTCAcccagacagtgttgccaataattctggcaggCAAAGTAAGCTTTGCGAGGAAATCTTTGAATTTTGTTTGTAAACAATCAGGGCATCTCTCAAGCCCATAAATTGGAATAAATGAGGGAAGTGTGAAAAGGAACGTACCCAGGGGATTTCATTGAGATCAATTGGCCACGAAAAATCTCCGGGGTTGGCCTGTATAATGATCTTGCGGTTGTTCGCGGCGGAGCTGCAGGTGACCCGGGAGATGTTAATCACTGTAAGGCTTCATATTAATTTGAACAATTTAAATTCAATCAACCACAAATGAAAACTTTGGTATCAGAGACCCGTGTCCAGAAAGTttcaccacctgaggttctttatcAATTACTACTACAAGATCAGAAGTTTGAATCTATGAGTCCATGCTGTGGGAGCCAGAATATCATTTTAATAAAGCTCGTATTTCGAATTGACATGTCATAAAGCTTTCGTTAAACATGGCTCTAGTTCTGTAATAATCTTGCTAAGATAAACGTAAACCCAAGTGTTTGTCTCACTAGACACGACGAATTCAAGGTTGATTTTACCTATTCCTAGAAGCATTTAGGATGCACATTGTCCTACAGGCTATCTTACCTACCATCTTAAACGACGAAGACTTTGATACTTCGTCCCTTCTTCTGCCATTGAGGTTCTGCTATGAATATAGTTAAATATTTCAAGAAACGTCGCCACACTTGGCTGTCTTGcgcatttttttaatatttatgaTTACTGTGTTGTATCTTTTACAGTGATGTCTCTGTGTACCAGTGTATAGTTTTGATCCTGATTATTTCTGACACTTCATTATAATGTCATGTGTAAATAATTCCTTACGATTATTACCCAACTAGGGGGCTGTAGTTATATGCATTCTTAAATATTTAAAATGGTCACATTAGATGCTTCACCCAGCTCCTTCACTTTCCCAAATAGTACATCTTACGAAATATTAGTCACTCTACTTATTGatttttgcttttcatgttcatgcaaACTCATGATACATATGTATTCCCTCGCTCTATATTTGTGGAACTTTGTTTGATACCTTTTTTATTCGTACTTTGTGTCACTTTGTACTTgctaagtttattttttattctacatGTATGAATGTCTGTCGTGTAATGCTCCTTTGCCAACTTGTGGCTGGGTCAGTACTTGGTCAATCCCTCGAGCTTTTAGTCCCGTGCTCCTCGACCtattgaacgaaaaaaaataaagtctcTGACCAAAACGACTACAGCTAATTTAGGTGAATTAAACAAGGAAATTTTGCACAAGATTCCGGAGGTATAACACAGTGGCCTAATGTTCAATGGAGAGTTGCATATGATGGCTTATAACCTCGTGGCAGATGTTAAATCTCTTTCTCATTGTCAGAGATAGCCGAAATATTATTTCACCGTCAACCCTCCCCGAAAAGTTATGATCACTGACCTCGGAAAACTTGCAGTAATTCTGGCAGCTTGCATCATCTAGCGGATCATAATCGCAGGTATTTGCAGGGCAAAATATTTGCAGCGTAAATATTTTTGCCCTTTAACCCACGCAGCGCCCGCTATAATTGCAACTGTTTATGGAAACGTGAGCCTGGCTTTTCCAGGTACTGCAAATTTAATGCTCCGTGGCCTGTactatcagcagaagcaaattcTATTTTGGAAACAGAAATCGTATATAGCGCTAGCGTGTTGCAGGAACGACTTGCTGACAACTACAACTCCACAGACAGAGAAACTCCTCCACTAAGGGATCCGCATTGCCTCCCCTGGGTCGCTTCAAGAGGCTGAGCTGAAGCATTAAGTTTTGCGGACAAGCATAACGCAGCGACGCGAGATCTACTTTCTTTGTCGTTGACACTTTCAGGCATTTCAGAGAAACTCAGCGCAAGCACCGACTGACGAAGTACTTGTAAAGCAACTAccaccagtgaaaaaaaaaaatcaaagcaggGCACGGGAGGACAACCCTGCGAAGTGCACCGCTCACTACCCacgccgctgccatcagcgcccctagcggcatcggcgcgccgaagAGCGTTCTCTGGCAAGCGAAAAGCGCTGCGCTCATAACatctccccattctagccaccctagctaGGGCGTACGCAAAGATTTAGTACACAatctaaaaaaaagagcgagcaaaaagggtgtctttttgtcccccaacaataattgtcatctctattgcgttccatccttgcgctatcgccgcgcgcccggtacattcccgTCACGATTGACATGCCCGTTATCAGGATTACATTGCATTCTCAaaaggaaagtggccagcgccgagttttcaagaaagaaagcgcacgcaagccggatgacgattattgttgtgggacaaaaagacaccctttttactcaataTTTTTTAGACCTAAAATGTGTAAAACGAGTGTAGGCATTAAAAGAACCCATATAATCACCCTTTTTACACTCCATTTTTAAAACTTGAGTTATTCGTGAATAAAACAACCTAAAAACACCCCATTTATacccttatatttggggtgtTATGAACAAAGCTAAAAATGATTGATCGATATGAGgggcttaatgtcccaaaaccaccttatgattatgagaaacgctgtagtggagggctccggacatttcgatcacctggggttctttaacgtgcactcaaatctaagcCCACGCGCCTACAAGGCTATAAGTGCGCGACATTTTTGGGCAGTTTtacttatactgttagtatacattaACTATCTTGATACCAGAAAGGCTCCTACAACTAGCTGCTTGCGGGTCTAGTAATGAATCTAAGCAggaagtaatgtgaccgaaacgcagttttcatcgataaagcaggcaaactactataagacgcaagatacaataggagcgccGCTCATACAATAGAGTAAGGGCTAATTCTGCTGtatctgtttctttcatctgtgtcatatGCGTGATTACTGAACACTCACAAAGTGccctgatttgcctgaacaaggtattGTTATGCACATCGGTGTACTCATGCCTATAACACTCCCCCACCCCCTGTCctccataagatcgaagcttttaaagctggagataaaaagtccgccacctgaaaaaaaaaaaaacacaacagttGCTTAGGCATAACCACCATGACAGTAGGCCATCAGATCCCTTAAAtacgaacattgacgtcatgtatttttaactggcacgttttatttatttactgtagTGAATgctcctcttcttgtgtccttaAAAGTACGTgatggaaattaggaagaggacaccaaCCATacagaaaaatgcagaataatgACATATCGGTTACCTttacgcagccttgctcacaataaCGGGAGCCTTGcggactaaattgcgaacaaagctctcctctggggagccgaaacgcattctctagttctctctctctctctctccgttttttttttttgtgtggatccccttcttttaatttatgtaacttccccagcagacgtgcttcggtcaaagccttgactttgtaggttgTGAGAAAAGAACATTAATGAATTATTTTCAGCCACGGTCTTTTTACAAGGACTGCAAggtaagtacaaatgtattgttgcaacgtgaagacagaagtaatATTTAAAAGgctgagaaagtagcagcaggtcagtatttttatttactgcgcccCATAGCATTCCtattctttcttgttattgcttgctgcataaaagcgtgtagatgcgcgtatgcgctctCGTCCTCGTCTTCCTATCAGTACGCAGGCGGCAATAAATTCTCATCAAATAgagtgacggccgatgcatgcaatgttgcaatgtctgtACCGAACTGAAAATGCTGATAAAATATCACCTGCGTAACCCtaaatgtgcagtccctaaagacccatatagctaagcaaaaagcatcagcttagctttt
The nucleotide sequence above comes from Rhipicephalus microplus isolate Deutch F79 chromosome 2, USDA_Rmic, whole genome shotgun sequence. Encoded proteins:
- the LOC119169920 gene encoding uncharacterized protein LOC119169920; this translates as MMQAARITASFPSSAANNRKIIIQANPGDFSWPIDLNEIPWVSPASQRAVPSGPKVSTDRHRTSPITSPTTSCPATNNASPAYDCPSDEVQDIRAACDQSATRSDEVLQDVPVAKDVVSLVSSEEELEATVYAKSPGTINTFHSSVNEETNTFAQLDLSGKLIIKAQLGDDIRRIPIYNEDITYDELILMMQRVFRGKLSSNDEVTVKYKDEDGDLITIFDSSDLSFAIQCSRILKLTIFVNQQPVPLEPDEIKHLRKEPQEIRNVVNRLLDRFEPRHSVSNNSEPEDSAGSAPQKATNAVAPKEFDPLASKQAGGDEPSAQIKPKGENGRVGTPDSISSLDAAAATQQQLHAMQQHQMQQQQHHYPQHTGQTGVRYMGQPGSQQPYAPQGHPPPQQQQQQPLPPAQQQPVVPGGYAGAPMPTARPGPTPTPGMPGQPPQGPYGQAAFPQASVGQSMPHGQPFPPGAAPTGAQGPPQPGPPQQSMPQGPLHSPHNHSLHMQKSFDPIIVKELVHS